Proteins encoded by one window of Streptomyces sp. LX-29:
- a CDS encoding UvrD-helicase domain-containing protein — translation MDPTGDGADGVRDREIRIEQTHLDRVYRRLEEKIHEAEFLMDDAAKRAQVGTPGALAERDAQVFRAGVHLNRLNSEFEDFLFGRIDLLLGKDGERGPDGAYTSVEPAEDAVRTDDAGRPHAEIAETLHIGRLGVLDADYSPLVIDWRAPAAAPFYRSTPVAPGRVVRRRVIRSKGRRVLGVEDDLMRPELTATLDGAELPAVGDGALMAALGQARSHTMRDIVASIQAEQDMVIRAPAASITEVEGGPGTGKTAVALHRAAYLLYQDRRRYAGGILIVSPTPLLVAYTEGVLPSLGEEGQVAIRAVGSLVDGAEATAYDEPAVARIKGSSRMVRLLRRAARGALESGPAPARGGDPGRRRRPGGRPVEDGQLALDGLDGTGAAASRGSEAAGGTPDRLRVVAFGRRVELEAAELQRIRQVALGGTAPVNLLRPRARRLILDALWQRSGGTQRYTDPELAAEARSAFDEDISTEPDFIGFLDAWWPELTPRGVLAAMADEKRLGRWARRILNPREARLLARSLKRLGGDGRGPLSVHDVALLDELHSVLGAPARPRKRELDPLDQLTGLEELSTYADRMGGGRSRAERLERLREEARTDYTHVIVDEAQDLTPMQWRMVGRRGRHATWTVVGDPAQSSWSDPDEAAEARAEALGSRPRRRFTLTVNYRNPAEIAELAARVLALAMPGMRSPEAVRSTGIEPRFAVLDGHRADRRGVEASAYGTAGDDETEALAACVREETRRLLAEVDGTVGVVVAMARREQAREWLAGLGDRAVALGSLEAKGLEYDATVVVAPAEIADESPAGLRVLYVALTRATQQLTVVSGGRDEPDAAGVPDLLRD, via the coding sequence GTGGACCCGACCGGCGACGGTGCCGACGGAGTCCGTGACCGGGAGATCCGGATCGAGCAGACGCATCTCGACCGGGTCTACCGGCGCCTTGAGGAGAAGATCCACGAGGCGGAGTTCCTGATGGACGACGCCGCCAAGCGTGCCCAGGTCGGCACGCCCGGCGCGCTCGCCGAGCGGGACGCCCAGGTGTTCCGCGCCGGGGTGCACCTCAACCGGCTCAACAGCGAGTTCGAGGACTTCCTCTTCGGCCGGATCGACCTGCTGCTCGGCAAGGACGGCGAGCGCGGGCCGGACGGCGCGTACACCTCCGTGGAGCCGGCCGAGGACGCCGTGCGCACCGACGACGCCGGCCGCCCGCACGCCGAGATCGCCGAGACGCTGCACATCGGGCGGCTCGGCGTGCTCGACGCCGACTACTCCCCGCTGGTGATCGACTGGCGCGCCCCCGCCGCCGCCCCCTTCTACCGCTCCACCCCGGTCGCGCCCGGCCGCGTGGTGCGCCGCCGCGTCATCCGCTCCAAGGGACGCCGGGTGCTCGGCGTCGAGGACGACCTGATGCGCCCGGAGCTGACCGCGACCCTCGACGGCGCCGAGCTGCCGGCTGTCGGCGACGGCGCGCTGATGGCGGCGCTGGGCCAGGCCCGGAGCCACACCATGCGCGACATCGTCGCCTCCATCCAGGCCGAGCAGGACATGGTGATCCGGGCCCCCGCCGCCTCCATCACCGAGGTCGAGGGCGGCCCGGGCACCGGCAAGACCGCGGTGGCGCTGCACCGAGCCGCCTACCTGCTCTACCAGGACCGGCGGCGGTACGCGGGCGGCATCCTGATCGTCAGCCCCACCCCGCTGCTGGTCGCCTACACCGAGGGCGTGCTGCCCTCGCTGGGCGAGGAGGGACAGGTCGCCATCCGCGCGGTCGGCTCCCTCGTGGACGGCGCGGAGGCCACCGCGTACGACGAGCCCGCCGTGGCCCGGATCAAGGGCTCCTCGCGGATGGTCAGGCTGCTGCGCCGGGCGGCGCGTGGCGCGCTGGAGTCGGGTCCGGCCCCCGCGCGGGGCGGCGACCCCGGCCGGCGGCGGCGCCCCGGGGGCCGTCCTGTGGAGGACGGCCAGCTGGCGCTGGACGGCCTCGACGGCACCGGGGCCGCGGCATCGCGCGGCTCCGAGGCGGCCGGCGGGACCCCGGACCGGCTGCGGGTGGTGGCCTTCGGGCGCCGCGTCGAGCTGGAGGCGGCCGAGCTCCAGCGCATCCGGCAGGTGGCGCTGGGCGGCACCGCTCCGGTCAACCTGCTGCGCCCGCGGGCCCGGCGGCTGATCCTGGACGCCCTGTGGCAGCGCTCCGGCGGCACCCAGCGCTACACGGACCCCGAGCTGGCCGCCGAGGCGCGCTCCGCCTTCGACGAGGACATCTCCACCGAACCGGACTTCATCGGCTTCCTCGACGCCTGGTGGCCGGAGCTGACCCCGCGCGGCGTGCTGGCCGCGATGGCGGACGAGAAGCGGCTGGGGCGCTGGGCGCGGCGCATCCTCAACCCCCGCGAGGCGCGGCTGCTGGCCCGCTCCCTGAAGCGGCTGGGCGGCGACGGGCGGGGGCCGCTGTCGGTGCACGACGTGGCGCTGCTGGACGAGCTGCACTCGGTGCTGGGCGCCCCGGCCCGCCCCCGCAAGCGGGAGCTCGATCCGCTGGACCAGCTCACCGGTCTCGAGGAGCTGAGCACCTACGCCGACCGGATGGGCGGTGGCCGGTCCCGCGCGGAGCGGCTGGAGCGGCTTCGGGAGGAGGCGCGCACCGACTACACCCATGTCATCGTCGACGAGGCGCAGGACCTGACGCCCATGCAGTGGCGGATGGTGGGGCGGCGCGGCCGCCACGCCACCTGGACCGTCGTCGGCGACCCGGCGCAGAGCTCGTGGTCCGACCCGGACGAGGCGGCCGAGGCCCGCGCCGAGGCGCTGGGCAGCCGCCCGCGCCGTCGCTTCACGCTGACCGTGAACTACCGCAACCCGGCGGAGATCGCCGAGCTGGCGGCCAGGGTGCTCGCCCTGGCCATGCCCGGCATGCGCTCCCCGGAGGCGGTCCGCTCCACCGGCATAGAGCCCCGCTTCGCCGTCCTCGACGGACACCGGGCGGACCGGCGCGGGGTCGAGGCGAGCGCCTACGGCACGGCCGGTGACGACGAGACCGAGGCGCTCGCCGCCTGTGTGCGGGAGGAGACGCGGCGGCTGCTGGCGGAGGTGGACGGCACGGTCGGCGTGGTCGTCGCCATGGCCCGGCGGGAGCAGGCCCGCGAGTGGCTGGCCGGGCTCGGCGACCGCGCGGTGGCGCTGGGCAGCCTGGAGGCGAAGGGCCTGGAGTACGACGCCACGGTCGTGGTCGCGCCCGCCGAGATCGCGGACGAGTCCCCGGCGGGCCTGCGGGTCCTCTACGTGGCGCTGACCCGGGCCACCCAGCAGCTGACGGTGGTCTCGGGCGGGCGGGACGAGCCGGACGCGGCGGGGGTGCCTGACCTGCTGCGGGACTGA
- a CDS encoding cold-shock protein encodes MAQGTVKWFNAEKGYGFIAQDGGGPDVFVHYSSINGTGYRSLTDAQQVEFEIVQGRKGPQAEQVRVMS; translated from the coding sequence ATGGCCCAGGGCACCGTCAAGTGGTTCAACGCCGAGAAGGGCTACGGGTTCATCGCCCAGGACGGCGGCGGACCGGACGTCTTCGTCCACTACAGCTCGATCAACGGCACCGGATACCGCAGCCTCACCGATGCACAGCAGGTCGAGTTCGAAATCGTGCAGGGCCGCAAGGGCCCGCAAGCCGAACAGGTCCGCGTCATGAGCTGA
- a CDS encoding NAD-dependent malic enzyme, with protein MATAPSVSYSMTVRLEVPAGGSAVSQLTTAVESSGGSVIGLDVTASGHEKLRIDVTIAATSTAHADEIVEKLRGIEGVSLGKVSDRTFLMHLGGKIEMSSKHPIRNRDDLSMVYTPGVARVCQAIAENPEDARRLTIKRNSVAVVTDGSAVLGLGNIGPMAALPVMEGKAALFKRFAGIDAWPICLDTQDSDEIVAIVKAIAPGFAGINLEDISAPRCFEIEARLREALDIPVFHDDQHGTAIVVLAALTNALRVVGKAIEDVRVVMSGAGAAGTAILKLLIAAGVKHAVVADIEGVVHAGRADLVDADTSSDMASLRWIADNTNPEGVTGTLKQAVREADVFIGVSAPNVLGGEDVAAMAENAIVFALANPDPEVEPALARQTAAVVATGRSDFPNQINNVLVFPGVFRGLLDAQSRTVNTEMMLAAARALADVVHDEELNANYIIPSVFNDKVAGAVAGAVRDAARAVTATVDVNGV; from the coding sequence ATGGCAACGGCGCCTAGCGTCTCGTACTCGATGACGGTCCGACTGGAGGTGCCGGCCGGTGGCAGCGCCGTGAGCCAGCTGACCACGGCCGTGGAGTCCTCCGGCGGGTCGGTCATCGGCCTCGACGTGACCGCCTCCGGTCACGAGAAGCTCCGGATCGACGTCACCATCGCCGCGACCTCCACCGCGCACGCCGACGAGATCGTCGAGAAGCTGCGCGGCATCGAGGGCGTCTCGCTGGGCAAGGTCTCCGACCGCACCTTCCTGATGCACCTCGGCGGCAAGATCGAGATGTCCTCCAAGCACCCGATCCGCAACCGTGACGACCTCTCCATGGTCTACACCCCCGGTGTCGCCCGGGTCTGCCAGGCCATCGCGGAGAACCCCGAGGACGCCCGCCGCCTGACCATCAAGCGCAACAGCGTCGCCGTGGTCACCGACGGCTCCGCCGTGCTGGGCCTGGGCAACATCGGCCCCATGGCCGCCCTGCCGGTCATGGAGGGCAAGGCCGCCCTCTTCAAGCGCTTCGCCGGCATCGACGCCTGGCCGATCTGCCTGGACACCCAGGACTCTGATGAAATCGTCGCCATCGTCAAGGCGATCGCCCCCGGCTTCGCCGGCATCAACCTGGAGGACATCTCCGCCCCGCGCTGCTTCGAGATCGAGGCCCGACTGCGCGAGGCCCTGGACATCCCCGTCTTCCACGACGACCAGCACGGCACCGCCATCGTGGTCCTCGCCGCGCTCACCAACGCGCTGCGGGTGGTCGGCAAGGCCATCGAGGACGTGCGGGTGGTCATGTCCGGTGCCGGCGCGGCGGGCACCGCCATCCTCAAGCTGCTGATCGCCGCCGGCGTCAAGCACGCCGTGGTCGCCGACATCGAGGGCGTGGTGCACGCCGGCCGGGCCGACCTGGTCGACGCCGACACGAGTTCTGACATGGCATCGCTGCGTTGGATCGCGGACAACACCAACCCCGAGGGTGTCACCGGCACGCTGAAGCAGGCGGTGCGGGAGGCCGACGTGTTCATCGGCGTCTCGGCGCCCAACGTGCTGGGCGGCGAGGACGTCGCCGCGATGGCCGAGAACGCGATCGTCTTCGCACTGGCCAACCCCGACCCCGAGGTGGAGCCGGCCCTCGCCCGGCAGACCGCCGCGGTGGTGGCCACCGGCCGCTCCGACTTCCCCAACCAGATCAACAACGTGCTGGTCTTCCCGGGCGTCTTCCGCGGCCTGCTGGACGCCCAGTCGCGCACCGTGAACACCGAGATGATGCTCGCCGCCGCCCGGGCGCTGGCCGACGTGGTGCACGACGAGGAGCTCAACGCGAACTACATCATCCCGTCGGTCTTCAACGACAAGGTCGCGGGGGCCGTCGCGGGGGCCGTCCGGGACGCCGCCCGAGCCGTGACCGCGACGGTCGACGTGAACGGCGTCTGA
- a CDS encoding HU family DNA-binding protein, with the protein MNRSELVAALADRAEVTRKDADAVLAAFAETVGEIVAKGDEKVTIPGFLTFERTHRAARTARNPQTGDPIQIPAGYSVKVSAGSKLKEAAKGK; encoded by the coding sequence ATGAACCGCAGTGAGCTGGTGGCCGCCCTGGCCGACCGCGCCGAGGTGACGCGCAAGGACGCCGACGCCGTCCTGGCCGCCTTCGCCGAGACCGTCGGCGAGATCGTCGCCAAGGGCGACGAGAAGGTCACCATCCCCGGCTTCCTGACCTTCGAGCGCACCCACCGTGCCGCTCGCACCGCGCGTAACCCGCAGACCGGCGACCCGATCCAGATCCCGGCCGGCTACAGCGTGAAGGTCTCCGCGGGCTCCAAGCTCAAGGAAGCCGCCAAGGGCAAGTAA
- the murA gene encoding UDP-N-acetylglucosamine 1-carboxyvinyltransferase, giving the protein MTGIDDVLLVHGGTPLEGEIRVRGAKNLVPKAMVAALLGSEPSRLRNVPDIRDVRVVRGLLQLHGVTVRAGDETGELVLDPTRVESANVADIDAHAGSSRIPILFCGPLLHRLGHAFIPGLGGCDIGGRPIDFHFEVLRQFGATIEKRADGQYLEAPQRLRGTKIRLPYPSVGATEQVLLTAVLAEGVTELSNAAVEPEIEDLICVLQKMGAIIAMDTDRTIRITGVDKLGGYNHRALSDRLEAASWASAALATEGNIYVRGAQQRSMMTFLNTFRKVGGAFEVDDEGIRFWHPGGSLNAIALETDVHPGFQTDWQQPLVVALTQASGLSIVHETVYESRLGFTSALNQMGAHIQLYRDCLGGSACRFGQRNFLHSAVVSGPTKLQGADLVIPDLRGGFSYLIAALAAQGTSRVHGIDLINRGYENFMQKLQSLGAKVELPSGS; this is encoded by the coding sequence ATGACCGGCATCGATGATGTACTGCTCGTCCACGGCGGCACCCCGCTGGAAGGCGAGATCCGTGTCCGCGGCGCGAAGAATCTCGTGCCCAAGGCCATGGTCGCCGCGCTGCTCGGCAGTGAGCCGAGCCGGCTGCGCAATGTGCCCGACATCCGCGATGTCCGCGTGGTGCGCGGCCTGCTCCAGCTGCACGGCGTGACCGTGCGCGCCGGCGACGAGACCGGTGAGCTGGTCCTGGACCCGACCCGCGTGGAGAGCGCCAACGTCGCGGACATCGACGCGCACGCGGGCTCCTCGCGCATCCCGATCCTCTTCTGCGGCCCGCTGCTGCACCGCCTCGGCCACGCCTTCATCCCGGGCCTGGGCGGCTGCGACATCGGCGGCCGGCCCATCGACTTCCACTTCGAGGTGCTGCGGCAGTTCGGCGCGACGATCGAGAAGCGCGCGGACGGCCAGTACCTGGAGGCCCCGCAGCGGCTGCGCGGCACCAAGATCCGCCTGCCCTACCCCTCGGTCGGCGCCACCGAGCAGGTCCTGCTGACGGCCGTGCTGGCCGAGGGCGTGACCGAGCTGTCCAACGCGGCGGTCGAGCCGGAGATCGAGGACCTCATCTGCGTGCTGCAGAAGATGGGCGCGATCATCGCGATGGACACCGACCGGACCATCCGGATCACCGGTGTCGACAAGCTCGGCGGCTACAACCACCGCGCCCTGTCGGACCGCCTGGAGGCGGCCTCCTGGGCGTCGGCCGCGCTGGCCACCGAGGGCAACATCTACGTGCGCGGCGCCCAGCAGCGCTCGATGATGACCTTCCTCAACACCTTCCGGAAGGTCGGCGGCGCCTTCGAGGTCGACGACGAGGGCATCCGCTTCTGGCACCCGGGCGGCTCGCTGAACGCCATCGCCCTGGAGACCGACGTCCACCCCGGCTTCCAGACCGACTGGCAGCAGCCGCTGGTGGTCGCCCTGACCCAGGCGTCCGGCCTGTCGATCGTGCACGAGACGGTCTACGAGTCCCGGCTGGGCTTCACCTCGGCGCTGAACCAGATGGGCGCCCACATCCAGCTCTACCGCGACTGCCTGGGCGGCTCGGCCTGCCGCTTCGGCCAGCGCAACTTCCTGCACTCGGCGGTCGTCTCCGGCCCGACCAAGCTGCAGGGCGCCGACCTGGTCATCCCCGACCTGCGCGGCGGCTTCTCCTACCTGATCGCGGCGCTGGCGGCGCAGGGCACCTCCCGGGTGCACGGCATCGACCTGATCAACCGCGGCTACGAGAACTTCATGCAGAAGCTCCAGAGCCTCGGCGCCAAGGTCGAGCTCCCCAGCGGTTCCTGA
- a CDS encoding YqgE/AlgH family protein translates to MTEVSSLTGRLLVATPALADPNFDRAVVLLLDHDEEGSLGVVLNRPTPVGVGDILESWAALAGEPGVVFQGGPVSMDSALGVAVVPGEADREERAGLPSSVAGDGPLGWRRVHGAIGLVDLEAPPELLAAALGSLRIFAGYAGWGPGQLEQELSEGAWYVVESEPGDVSSPDPQRLWRSVLRRQRSELAMVATYPDDPSLN, encoded by the coding sequence ATGACCGAGGTGTCCTCGCTCACAGGGCGACTACTTGTCGCGACACCCGCGCTGGCCGACCCGAACTTCGACCGCGCGGTGGTGCTTCTCCTCGACCACGACGAGGAGGGCTCGCTGGGGGTTGTGCTCAACCGTCCGACGCCGGTGGGGGTCGGGGACATCCTGGAGTCCTGGGCGGCGCTGGCGGGGGAGCCGGGGGTGGTCTTCCAGGGCGGCCCCGTCTCCATGGACTCCGCGCTGGGCGTGGCCGTGGTGCCCGGCGAGGCGGACCGGGAGGAGCGGGCGGGCCTGCCCTCCTCGGTGGCCGGCGACGGGCCGTTGGGCTGGCGCCGGGTGCACGGCGCGATCGGCCTGGTCGACCTGGAGGCGCCCCCCGAGCTGCTGGCCGCCGCCCTCGGCTCGCTGCGGATCTTCGCGGGGTACGCCGGCTGGGGCCCGGGCCAGTTGGAACAGGAGCTGTCCGAAGGCGCCTGGTACGTGGTCGAGTCGGAGCCCGGCGACGTGTCCTCGCCCGACCCGCAGCGGCTGTGGCGCTCGGTGCTGCGGCGCCAGCGCAGCGAACTGGCGATGGTGGCCACGTATCCGGACGATCCGTCGCTCAACTGA
- a CDS encoding DUF3039 domain-containing protein, which produces MSTLEPERGAGTGTLVEPTPQVSHGDGDHERYAHYVQKDKIMESALSGSPVVALCGKVWVPGRDPKKYPVCPMCKEIFDGMGAGDDKGKDGKGGGKK; this is translated from the coding sequence ATGAGCACTCTTGAGCCCGAGCGCGGGGCAGGTACGGGGACCCTCGTTGAGCCGACACCGCAGGTGTCGCACGGTGACGGCGACCACGAGCGCTACGCCCATTACGTACAGAAGGACAAGATCATGGAGAGCGCGCTCTCCGGATCTCCGGTGGTCGCCCTGTGCGGCAAGGTCTGGGTGCCGGGTCGTGACCCGAAGAAGTACCCGGTCTGCCCGATGTGCAAGGAGATCTTCGACGGCATGGGCGCCGGCGACGACAAGGGCAAGGACGGCAAGGGCGGCGGCAAGAAGTAG
- a CDS encoding Rieske 2Fe-2S domain-containing protein yields the protein MRLWGLDRSDRRLVDPGPPQAARLPYPDGWFALATGAELKPGTVLNRRLTGEDVVLYRTASGRPRAVRPYCPHLGAHLGHGATVRGENIRCPFHHFRFGPDGVCVATGYGTPPPKARLATLPCRELDGLVFVWRHARHEPPSWEIEALPPEGFPEPYCVLLTRGDHPQDVMENLVDYGHFLPVHGYRLEVVSPPRFEGTRLETANRIRTGRAAAAWKISAASPVSRVVMQGLGVVRVQVDSPQFRFRARGWFCVTPTEPCRVEIRMAVALRPAGTGHGRLVRSLVALAARPYTWLAARDNAEDVPIWENKTHLAHPRLAKGDGPIGTFRRWAEQFYSEPLGSGAKPRPDEGPPAGRGRGG from the coding sequence ATGCGGCTGTGGGGACTCGACCGCTCCGACCGACGCCTCGTGGACCCCGGACCGCCACAGGCGGCGCGGCTCCCCTACCCCGACGGCTGGTTCGCCCTGGCCACCGGTGCGGAGCTGAAGCCCGGCACGGTGCTGAACCGGCGGCTCACGGGTGAGGACGTGGTCCTCTACCGGACCGCGAGCGGGCGGCCTCGCGCGGTCCGGCCCTACTGCCCGCACCTGGGGGCGCACCTCGGCCACGGCGCCACGGTCCGGGGCGAGAACATCCGCTGCCCTTTCCACCACTTCCGGTTCGGCCCGGACGGGGTGTGCGTCGCGACCGGCTACGGCACCCCGCCGCCCAAGGCCCGGCTGGCCACCCTGCCGTGCCGGGAGCTGGACGGCCTCGTCTTCGTCTGGCGCCACGCGCGACACGAGCCCCCGTCCTGGGAGATCGAGGCGCTGCCGCCCGAGGGCTTCCCGGAGCCGTACTGCGTGCTTCTCACCCGGGGGGACCACCCGCAGGACGTCATGGAGAACCTCGTGGACTACGGGCACTTCCTCCCGGTCCACGGCTACCGGCTGGAGGTCGTCAGCCCTCCCCGGTTCGAGGGCACGCGGCTGGAGACGGCCAACCGGATCCGCACCGGCCGGGCCGCCGCGGCCTGGAAGATCTCCGCGGCCTCGCCCGTGTCCCGGGTGGTCATGCAGGGGCTCGGTGTGGTCCGGGTCCAGGTCGACAGCCCCCAGTTCCGGTTCCGGGCGCGCGGCTGGTTCTGCGTCACGCCCACGGAACCCTGCCGGGTCGAGATCCGCATGGCGGTCGCCCTGCGCCCGGCCGGCACCGGTCACGGTCGCCTCGTCCGGTCGCTGGTGGCGCTGGCGGCCCGCCCGTACACCTGGCTGGCCGCGCGCGACAACGCCGAGGACGTCCCCATCTGGGAGAACAAGACCCATCTGGCGCACCCGCGGCTCGCCAAGGGGGACGGCCCCATCGGGACGTTCCGCCGCTGGGCGGAGCAGTTCTACAGCGAGCCCCTCGGGAGCGGGGCGAAGCCGCGGCCCGACGAAGGCCCGCCCGCGGGCCGCGGACGAGGCGGCTGA
- a CDS encoding ABC transporter permease translates to MSTASYAARDSMTMLRRNLKHALRYPSLTLMVAAMPVMMLLLFNYAFGNALGDGISTMPTGGDEYIDYVAPGILLMAATSGALSAAISVCTDKTEGIVNRFRTMSISRSSFLTGHVVGSVIQTLVGLALVVGVALLVGFRPDATPVEWLAAAGLLTLLALALTWLSVAMGLVAKSVETASNMPMPLTFLPFLGSAIVPTDSMPTGLRYFAEYQPFTPMIETLRGLLVGTEIGDSAVISLAWCAGLTLAGYLWSRKAFARATRR, encoded by the coding sequence ATGAGCACCGCCTCGTACGCCGCCCGCGACTCCATGACGATGCTGCGGCGCAACCTGAAGCACGCCCTGCGCTACCCCTCGCTGACGCTCATGGTCGCCGCGATGCCCGTCATGATGCTCCTGCTGTTCAACTACGCCTTCGGCAACGCCCTGGGCGACGGCATCAGCACCATGCCGACCGGCGGCGACGAGTACATCGACTACGTCGCCCCCGGCATCCTCCTGATGGCCGCGACCTCCGGCGCCCTGTCCGCCGCCATCAGCGTCTGCACCGACAAGACCGAGGGCATCGTCAACCGCTTCCGCACCATGTCGATCTCCCGGTCCTCCTTCCTGACCGGCCATGTCGTCGGCAGCGTGATCCAGACGCTGGTGGGCCTCGCGCTCGTCGTCGGCGTGGCGCTCCTCGTCGGCTTCCGGCCCGACGCCACGCCCGTGGAGTGGCTGGCCGCCGCCGGGCTGCTCACCCTGCTCGCCCTCGCCCTCACCTGGCTCTCCGTCGCCATGGGCCTGGTGGCCAAGTCCGTCGAGACCGCCAGCAACATGCCCATGCCGCTGACGTTCCTGCCCTTCCTCGGCAGCGCCATCGTGCCCACCGACTCCATGCCCACCGGGCTGCGCTACTTCGCCGAGTACCAGCCCTTCACCCCGATGATCGAGACCCTGCGCGGGCTGCTGGTCGGCACCGAGATCGGCGACAGCGCGGTCATCTCCCTCGCCTGGTGCGCGGGCCTCACCCTGGCCGGCTACCTGTGGTCCCGTAAGGCCTTCGCCCGCGCGACCCGGCGGTAG
- a CDS encoding ATP-binding cassette domain-containing protein, with translation MTTGTLSTRNTRTAATAISATGLSKSYGAQVVLDGLDLHIPEGTVFALLGPNGAGKTTTVEILSTLIPADGGEVRVAGHDLAREPEGVRSAIGVTGQFSAVDNLLTTRENLLLMADLNHLDRREGRRRAAELLHRFELTAAAGKPAVTLSGGMRRKLDLAMTLVGDPRIIFLDEPTTGLDPRSRRTMWEIIRGLVADEGVTIFLTTQYLEEADQLADRIAVLDHGKLVAEGTAEELKRLIPGGHIRLRFADAPALDTAAALFGSVAISRDSEGLTLRIPSDGSVPTLRAVLDVIDNAGVRAEELTVHTPDLDDVFLTLTGRPRPTDPAAAQPTAAPEEHAR, from the coding sequence ATGACCACAGGAACGCTCAGCACCCGGAACACCCGCACCGCAGCCACCGCCATCTCCGCCACCGGACTGTCCAAGTCCTACGGCGCCCAGGTCGTCCTCGACGGACTGGACCTGCACATCCCCGAGGGCACGGTCTTCGCCCTGCTCGGCCCCAACGGCGCCGGCAAGACCACCACCGTGGAGATCCTCTCCACGCTCATCCCCGCCGACGGCGGCGAGGTGCGCGTCGCCGGCCACGACCTGGCCCGCGAACCGGAGGGCGTACGCTCCGCGATCGGCGTCACCGGCCAGTTCTCCGCGGTGGACAACCTGCTGACCACGCGGGAGAACCTGCTGCTGATGGCGGACCTGAACCACCTGGACCGCCGCGAGGGGCGGCGCCGCGCCGCCGAGCTGCTGCACCGCTTCGAGCTGACCGCGGCCGCCGGCAAGCCCGCCGTCACCCTCTCCGGTGGGATGCGGCGCAAGCTGGATCTGGCGATGACCCTGGTCGGCGACCCGCGGATCATCTTCCTCGACGAGCCCACCACCGGCCTCGACCCGCGCAGCCGCCGCACCATGTGGGAGATCATCCGCGGCCTGGTCGCGGACGAGGGCGTCACCATCTTCCTCACCACGCAGTACCTGGAGGAGGCCGACCAACTCGCCGACCGCATCGCCGTCCTGGACCACGGGAAGCTGGTCGCCGAGGGCACCGCGGAGGAGCTCAAGCGGCTCATCCCCGGCGGTCACATCCGGCTGCGGTTCGCCGACGCCCCCGCGCTCGACACGGCCGCCGCCCTGTTCGGCTCCGTCGCCATCTCGCGCGACAGCGAGGGGCTCACCCTACGGATCCCCAGCGACGGCAGCGTGCCCACCCTCCGCGCGGTGCTCGACGTCATCGACAACGCCGGGGTCAGGGCCGAGGAGCTGACCGTGCACACCCCGGACCTCGACGACGTCTTCCTCACCCTCACCGGACGCCCCCGGCCCACCGACCCCGCCGCCGCCCAGCCGACCGCAGCCCCCGAGGAGCACGCCCGATGA
- a CDS encoding DUF4097 family beta strand repeat-containing protein: MPTFATPAPITATLEFEVASVQITAGKRAETVVEVLPQNTSRDADVQAVEQTKVGYADGRLTVKGPKKRSLFGKPGMLEVRVELPAGSKIDGVTALGDFTCVGLLGDCRLKTSLGDLHVEDAAQVRLKTSHGDVRLDRASGDADVAGSGRIEIGEVAGATTVENANGDIQVGEAVGDLRAKSANGRVSVNVAHAGVDARSANGAIRVDEVASGRIALRTAIGDLEIGIPESTAAWLDVHTQLGQVRNSLGPAQGPGTHRTVEVHARTSYGDIVIRRA, encoded by the coding sequence ATGCCTACTTTCGCCACTCCTGCGCCCATCACCGCCACCCTCGAGTTCGAGGTCGCGTCGGTCCAGATCACCGCCGGCAAGCGTGCGGAGACCGTGGTCGAGGTGCTGCCGCAGAACACCAGCCGGGACGCCGACGTCCAGGCCGTCGAGCAGACGAAGGTCGGCTACGCGGACGGCCGGCTGACGGTCAAGGGGCCGAAGAAGCGCTCGCTGTTCGGCAAGCCCGGAATGCTGGAGGTCCGCGTCGAGCTGCCGGCCGGTTCGAAGATCGACGGCGTCACCGCCCTGGGGGACTTCACCTGTGTGGGGCTGCTGGGCGACTGCCGGCTGAAGACCTCGCTCGGTGACCTCCACGTCGAGGACGCCGCCCAGGTCCGGCTGAAGACCAGCCACGGCGACGTCCGGCTGGACCGCGCCTCGGGGGACGCGGATGTCGCCGGCTCGGGCCGGATCGAGATCGGCGAGGTCGCCGGCGCCACCACGGTGGAGAACGCCAACGGCGACATCCAGGTCGGCGAGGCCGTCGGTGATCTGCGGGCCAAGTCCGCCAACGGCCGCGTCTCCGTGAACGTCGCGCACGCCGGGGTCGACGCCCGGTCCGCCAACGGCGCCATCCGTGTCGACGAGGTGGCGAGCGGCCGGATCGCGCTGCGGACCGCGATCGGCGACCTGGAGATCGGCATCCCCGAGTCCACCGCCGCCTGGCTCGACGTGCACACCCAGCTGGGTCAGGTGCGCAACTCCCTCGGCCCCGCCCAAGGGCCCGGCACCCACCGGACCGTCGAGGTGCACGCCCGCACCAGCTACGGCGACATCGTGATCCGTCGCGCCTGA